Proteins from a single region of Nomia melanderi isolate GNS246 chromosome 11, iyNomMela1, whole genome shotgun sequence:
- the CBP gene encoding sarcoplasmic calcium-binding protein, with translation MATTLLRTGLRYVISNGVFEKRTISVLCNGIMAGEQNIQLPQQKLQCHDLDIIRRMYSKRSVHHTGISTTASEQEESDSDSDNERGESHFWRRKMRTLHSHLDVNKDGVISYDDFMLLADRFCDLGHLSPEAKTEFKEVMCDMWKEQWGEISPYNLICIEKYLEEMHHVLNDSSLKKKCHHFLPFLFKAVDKDQSGEISVEEFKLFFQCLDLTHDHAVVSFSHIDTNDDGKISIEEFISLGRDFFLTEDPARPSKHFWGPLVD, from the exons atggcAACGACGTTGTTACGAACGGGTCTTCGATACGTGATATCAAATGGAGTTTTTGAAAAAAGAACTATTTCAGTTTTGTGCAATGGAATAATGGCCGGCGAACAAAACATTCAGCTGCCGCAGCAGAAACTGCAA TGTCATGATCTCGATATTATACGACGAATGTATAGCAAAAGGAGTGTACATCATACAGGAATTTCAACGACTGCGAGCGAGCAAGAAGAAAGCGATAGTGACTCGGACAACGAAAGA ggAGAATCACATTTCTGGAGGAGAAAAATGCGTACTTTACACAGTCATTTGGACGTTAATAAAGATGGAGTTATCAGTTATGATGATTTCATGCTACTTGCAGATCGATTTTGCGACTTAGGGCATTTATCTCCAGAAGCTAAGACTGAATTCAAAGAAGTAATGTGT GATATGTGGAAGGAACAATGGGGTGAAATCAGTCCATACAATCTTATTTGTATTGAAAAATACTTGGAAGAAATGCACCACGTTCTTAATGACTcatcattaaaaaagaaatgtcATCATTTCTTACCGTTTTTATTCAAA GCAGTAGACAAAGATCAAAGCGGTGAAATTTCTGTGgaagaattcaaattatttttccaatgTTTAGATCTCACACATGAT cACGCAGTTGTTTCCTTTAGTCATATTGATACTAACGATGACGGTAAAATCAGTATCGAAGAATTCATATCACTCGGACGTGACTTTTTCTTGACAGAAGATCCAGCAAGACCCAGTAAACACTTTTGGGGTCCACTAGTAGACTGA
- the Ufd1-like gene encoding ubiquitin fusion-degradation 1-like isoform X2: MNMFGFNMFPEIPRPFNTQYKCFSVSMLPGTYRQDVERGGKIIMPPSALEQLTRLNINYPMMFKLTNKKTNRITHCGVLEFVADEGKVYLPLWMMHNLLLEEAELINVESVTLKIATFSRFQPQSEDFLDITNPKAVLENGLRSFACLTTGDVIAIKYNQRIYEMCVLETKPDPAVSIIECDMNVEFAPPVGYIEPEKHIKKDEAVVDPVDLMPAPVGFVPFKGQGNRLNGKKRKDSAQSEVATNKPTYIRGIPDYDYKIGTLTFLHNMKPINNKEVKDQDEFKAFTGEGFSLREARK, translated from the exons atgaatatg TTCGGGTTTAATATGTTTCCGGAGATTCCACGGCCTTTTAATACTCAGTATAAATGCTTCTCTGTGTCGATGTTACCAGGTACATATCGACAAGATGTAGAACGTGGAGGAAAAA TAATTATGCCACCTTCGGCTTTAGAACAGCTTAcaagattgaatattaattacccGATGATGTTCAAATTAACTAATAAGAAGACTAATAGAATAACCCATTGTGGTGTTTTGGAATTCGTTGCAGACGAAGGAAAAGTTTATTTACCTCTTTGG atGATGCATAATCTTTTATTGGAAGAAGCAGAATTAATAAATGTTGAAAGTGTTactttaaaaattgcaacattTTCACGCTTCCAACCACAGTCAGAAGATTTCTTAGATATTACAAATCCTAAAGCTGTTTTAGAAAATGGTTTAAGAAGTTTCGCTTGCCTTACAACGGGTGATGTAATTGCCATAAAGTATAATCAAAGAATATATGAAATGTGTGTCCTGGAAACGAAACCTGATCCAGCTGTTAGtattatagaatgtgatatGAATGTTGAATTTGCTCCACCCGTGGGTTACATAGAACCggaaaaacatattaaaaaagatGAAGCTGTAGTAGACCCTGTAGATTTAATGCCAGCACCTGTAGGatttgtaccatttaaaggacAAGGTAATAgattaaatggaaaaaaacgTAAAGATTCCGCTCAATCAGAAGTTGCTACAAACAAACCCACGTATATTAGAGGAATACCAGATTATGATTATAAAATAGGAACTcttacatttttacataatatgaaacccattaataataaagag GTAAAGGACCAGGATGAGTTTAAGGCTTTCACAGGTGAAGGTTTTTCCCTTAGAGAAGCaaggaaatga
- the Rad9 gene encoding cell cycle checkpoint control protein Rad9 isoform X1, which yields MKCVVPGANVKILAKAIHALAKIGDEMYIEPQSNAISFRTVNMANSAYADFTFYQTYFSYYVYGDLQENDALKCKISMRSAMTVFKTPNLIDKQVETCHIKLEPDASEILFILKYKNSITKIHLLPILDCEILQTAYDKESAKNQLLSQARVFGDAVQNFHQNLIEITLEVSAQKLLLRNYVDDASGLSNTTRTQLALGRGEFDKYNINSDTSITFCMKEFKAILNFAETVLIPISIYFEQAGKPVIFGLKNPSFDGHLILSTLSSDTDSQTETTIIGKQEKSVKRRTGNRRAPRKSNKSTNKVENRTVKTLASSTTKATHSHLSEKKKQTNEHSFHEKDNLQLNKNTKSNQSNNNINHFRLEKDNQEEFHTNPSTSCNTSARLTEACTSGRKLVNSVFSTITKRKSSNDETNKQRLENSDKFDILEDAIPSSPPPPAKKARLIFQKCFQKTFDPSTLSGYDVILAEDSDECCSE from the exons atgaaatgcGTAGTACCAGGAGCAAATGTAAAAA TTTTAGCAAAAGCTATACATGCATTGGCAAAAATTGGAGATGAAATGTACATAGAACCTCAAAGCAATGCTATATCATTTCGTACTGTCAACATGGCAAATTCTGCATATGCTGATTTTACATTTTACCAAACTTACTTTTCATATTACGTTTATGGCGATTTGCAAGAAAATGATGCACTGAAATGCAAAATTTCAATGAGG agCGCAATGACAGTATTCAAAACTCCAAATTTAATAGATAAACAAGTAGAAACGTGTCATATTAAATTGGAACCAGATGCATctgaaattttgtttatcttaaagtacaaaaatagtattacaaaaattcatttattacctATATTGGACTGTGAAATATTACAG ACTGCATATGATAAAGAGTCCGCAAAAAACCAACTTTTATCTCAAGCACGTGTATTTGGAGATGCAGTGCAAAATTTCCATCAGAACTTAATTGAAATCACATTGGAAGTTTCAGCACAGAaacttttattaagaaattatgtGGATGATGCTTCAG GATTATCAAACACAACACGTACACAACTTGCACTTGGAAGAGGGGAAtttgataaatacaatattaacagtGATACATCAATCACATTTTGTATGAAAGAATTCAAAGCTATTTTGAACTTTGCAGAAACAGTATTAATACCAATTAGCATATACTTTGAACAAGCTGGAAA GCCAGTCATATTTGGTTTAAAAAATCCATCCTTTGATGGACATCTAATACTTTCTACACTAAGTTCTGATACAGATAGCCAAACTGAGACAACAATAATTGGTAAACAGGAAAAATCTGTTAAAAGAAGGACTGGGAATAGGCGGGCTCCTAGAAAGTCCAATAAATCTACAAATAAAGTAGAGAATAGGACAGTCAAAACTTTAGCAAGTAGTACTACTAAAGCTACTCATTCACATTTATCAGAAAAGAAGAAGCAAACGAACGAACATAGTTTTCACGAAAAAGATAATTTGCAACTTAATAAAAATACGAAGAGTAATCAAagcaataataacattaatcatTTTCGACTGGAAAAAGATAATCAAGAAGAATTTCATACTAATCCATCAACAAGTTGCAACACAAGTGCAAGACTTACTGAAGCATGTACAAGTGGAAGAAAATTAGTAAATTCTGTGTTTTctacaattacaaaaagaaagtcTAGTAATGATGAAACAAATAAGCAAAGATTAGAAAATAGTgataaatttgatatattaGAAGATGCAATACCAAGTTCACCACCTCCACCAGCTAAGAAAGcccgtttaatatttcaaaaatgttttcaaaagaCATTCGATCCAAGCACTTTGTCTGGATATGATGTAATTTTAGCTGAAGATTCAGATGAGTGTTGtagcgaataa
- the EndoG gene encoding endonuclease G, mitochondrial — MRKLKKLILNVSTLTTIGFGGYIIGKYSEQKRHLNGEDECRNGIFSNVNIKGMPGLPLFGTVSAATAFVPSETETNMGSKLSSTAARVSEIMKYGFPGLDNVRSFEDFVLSYDRRNRVAHWVFEHLTKDRLEYNAEISRSKCEFKPDLSIHPFFRADNSDYKRSGYDRGHLAAAGNHKLHQNHIDQTFYLSNMAPQVGRGFNRDSWNRLEKHVRSLTKIYKNVYVCTGPLYLPKKEADGKKYVRYEVIGANHVAVPTHFYKIVVGETDDLKLEMEAFVMPNTPIDDNAPLTNFQVPPESIERAAGLLFFDKISRDKLCKINGKVR, encoded by the exons atgaggaaattaaaaaaactaatttTGAATGTGAGTACATTAACCACCATAGGATTTGGTGGTTATATTATTGGTAAATATTCGGAGCAAAAAAGACATTTGAATGGGGAAGATGAATGTCGAAACGGTATTTTTTCTAATGTCAACATTAAAGGAATGCCAGGTTTACCCTTATTTGGAACAGTTTCTGCGGCTACCGCATTTGTTCCTAGTGAAACTGAAACAAACATGGGTTCAAAATTATCATCAACAGCTGCAAGAGTATCTGAA ATTATGAAATATGGTTTTCCTGGATTAGATAATGTTAGATCATTTGAAGACTTTGTACTTTCCTATGATAGACGGAATAGGGTAGCGCATTGGGTATTTGAACATTTAACTAAGGACCGATTGGAATATAATGCTGAAATATCACGGAGTAAATGTGAATTTAAACCTGATCTCAGTATACATCCTTTCTTTag agCTGACAACAGTGACTATAAACGTAGTGGATATGATCGTGGTCACTTAGCTGCAGCAGGAAATCATAAGTTACATCAAAATCATATAGACCAAACTTTTTATCTGTCGAACATGGCTCCACAAGTAGGTCGAGGTTTTAATAGGGATTCTTGGAATAGATTAGAAAAACATGTTAGAAGTTTAACTAAAATTTATAagaatgtgtatgtgtgtacagGACCTCTATATTTGCCAAA GAAAGAGGCTGATGGAAAGAAATATGTACGTTATGAAGTTATTGGTGCAAATCATGTAGCTGTACCaactcatttttataaaatagttgtTGGTGAAACAGATgatttaaaattagaaatggAAGCATTTGTAATGCCAAATACTCCCATAGATGATAATGCTCCTCTAACAAATTTTCAG GTTCCCCCGGAAAGTATTGAGCGTGCGGCTGGTCTTTTATTCTTCGACAAGATATCACGtgataaattatgtaaaataaatggGAAAGTGAGGTAG
- the Vps29 gene encoding vacuolar protein sorting 29: MLVLVLGDLHIPHRCSSLPSKFKKLLVPGRIQHILCTGNLCTKESYDYLKTLASDVHVVRGDFDENLNYPEQKVVTVGQFRIGLSHGHQVVPWGDPESLALIQRQLDVDILISGHTHKFEAYEHENKFYINPGSATGAYNPLDTSVIPSFVLLDIQSSTVVTYVYQLVGDEVKVERIEYKKS; this comes from the exons atg CTTGTTTTAGTACTGGGAGACTTGCACATTCCGCATAGATGTAGTAGCCTTCCAagtaaatttaagaaattattagtgCCGGGTCGAATACAACACATCTTATGTACAGGCAATCTTTGTACAAAGGAATcgtatgattatttaaaaacattggCTAGTGATGTACATGTTGTTAGAGGAGATTTTGATGAg AATTTGAATTACCCAGAACAAAAAGTTGTCACAGTTGGTCAATTTAGAATAGGGTTATCGCATGGACATCAAGTTGTACCTTGGGGTGATCCTGAATCGTTAGCTTTAATTCAGAGACAATTAGATGTTGACATTTTAATATCAGGTCACACGCATAAATTTGAAGCCTATgaacatgaaaataaattttatattaatcctGGTTCAGCAACAGGAGCATATAATCCACTTGATAC ATCAGTCATCCCATCCTTTGTATTACTGGATATTCAAAGTTCAACAGTTGTAACGTATGTGTATCAGCTTGTTGGCGATGAAGTAAAAGTCGAAAGAATCGAATacaaaaaaagttaa
- the Got2 gene encoding glutamate oxaloacetate transaminase 2, producing the protein MAPSTKLITLSSMCNLFKNNYNVTTHTVRLSSSWWSGVEMGPPDAILGITEAYKRDQNPKKINLGVGAYRDDNGKPFVLPSVRKAEDNIRRKEMDKEYSAISGNVEFCKHSINLALGEGHEVIKNGLNATVQGISGTGSLFVGANFLSRFFPGSKDIYVPTPTWGNHGPVFKLANLSVKTYRYFDPNTCGLDFKGVLEDINKIPEKSIILLHACAHNPTGVDPKPEQWKELSVLIKKRNLFPFFDMAYQGFASGSIAKDSMAVTIFLEDGNKIALAQSYAKNMGLYGERVGAFTIVASSKEEADRIISQLKILIRPMYSNPPIYGARIVNEVLGNSDLRQQWLGDVKGMADRIISVRQKLSDNLKKLGSSCNWTHITDQIGMFCYTGLKPNQVEKLTKDYSIYLTKDGRISMAGVTTKNVDYLANAMHEVTK; encoded by the exons atggcaCCAAGCACAAAGCTTATTACACTTTCATCCATGTGTAACTTAttcaaaaacaattataatgttACTACACATACAGTTAGATTATCTAG TTCATGGTGGTCAGGTGTAGAAATGGGACCACCTGATGCAATTTTGGGTATTACAGAAGCATATAAAAGAGATCAAAATCCCAAAAAGATTAATTTGGGAGTTGGTGCTTATAGAGATGACAATGGTAAACCATTTGTTTTACCAAGTGTCCGAAAG GCAGAAGATAACATCAGACGTAAGGAAATGGACAAGGAATATTCAGCAATATcgggaaatgttgaattttgtaagcACAGTATTAATTTGGCACTTGGCGAAGGTcatgaagtaattaaaaatggtTTG aatgCTACTGTTCAAGGAATTTCTGGCACAGGTTCCCTTTTTGTTGGAGCCAATTTTCTTTCTCGCTTTTTCCCAGGGTCTAAGGATATATATGTTCCAACGCCTACATGGGGAAACCATGGTCCTGTATTTAAACTTGCTAATCTTTCAGTAAAGACATACCGTTACTTTGATCCAAATACTTGTGGATTAGACTTCAAGGGTGTCTTAGAAGATATAAAT AAAATTCCAGAGAAATCTATTATCCTCTTACATGCATGTGCACATAATCCCACAGGTGTTGATCCAAAACCAGAACAATGGAAAGAACTGTCAGTactaattaaaaaaaggaatctTTTCCCTTTCTTTGATATGGCATATCAAGGTTTTGCTTCAg GATCTATAGCGAAAGATTCTATGGCAGTAACAATATTTCTAGAAGATGGAAATAAAATTGCTTTAGCTCAGTCTTATGCTAAAAACATGGGTCTTTATg GTGAACGTGTTGGAGCATTTACAATAGTCGCTTCCAGCAAAGAAGAAGCAGATAGAATTATTTCACAGTTAAAGATTTTAATTCGACCAATGTATTCTAATCCTCCAATTTACGGTGCAAGAATTGTTAATGAAGTACTAGGGAACTCTGACTTAAGGCAACAGTGGCTTGGTGATGTGAAAGGAATGGCTGATCGCATTATTTCTGTCCGTCAAAAGTTGAGCGATAATCTAAAGAAACTTGGTAGCTCTTGTAACTGGACACACATTACAGATCAGATTGGAATGTTTTGTTACACTGGTCTTAAACCAAATCAG GTAGAAAAACTTACCAAAGATTATAGCATTTATCTAACAAAAGATGGTAGAATATCCATGGCAGGAGTAACAACAAAAAATGTGGATTACCTTGCAAATGCTATGCATGAAGTTACAAAATAG
- the Ufd1-like gene encoding ubiquitin fusion-degradation 1-like isoform X3 — protein MPPSALEQLTRLNINYPMMFKLTNKKTNRITHCGVLEFVADEGKVYLPLWMMHNLLLEEAELINVESVTLKIATFSRFQPQSEDFLDITNPKAVLENGLRSFACLTTGDVIAIKYNQRIYEMCVLETKPDPAVSIIECDMNVEFAPPVGYIEPEKHIKKDEAVVDPVDLMPAPVGFVPFKGQGNRLNGKKRKDSAQSEVATNKPTYIRGIPDYDYKIGTLTFLHNMKPINNKEVKDQDEFKAFTGEGFSLREARK, from the exons ATGCCACCTTCGGCTTTAGAACAGCTTAcaagattgaatattaattacccGATGATGTTCAAATTAACTAATAAGAAGACTAATAGAATAACCCATTGTGGTGTTTTGGAATTCGTTGCAGACGAAGGAAAAGTTTATTTACCTCTTTGG atGATGCATAATCTTTTATTGGAAGAAGCAGAATTAATAAATGTTGAAAGTGTTactttaaaaattgcaacattTTCACGCTTCCAACCACAGTCAGAAGATTTCTTAGATATTACAAATCCTAAAGCTGTTTTAGAAAATGGTTTAAGAAGTTTCGCTTGCCTTACAACGGGTGATGTAATTGCCATAAAGTATAATCAAAGAATATATGAAATGTGTGTCCTGGAAACGAAACCTGATCCAGCTGTTAGtattatagaatgtgatatGAATGTTGAATTTGCTCCACCCGTGGGTTACATAGAACCggaaaaacatattaaaaaagatGAAGCTGTAGTAGACCCTGTAGATTTAATGCCAGCACCTGTAGGatttgtaccatttaaaggacAAGGTAATAgattaaatggaaaaaaacgTAAAGATTCCGCTCAATCAGAAGTTGCTACAAACAAACCCACGTATATTAGAGGAATACCAGATTATGATTATAAAATAGGAACTcttacatttttacataatatgaaacccattaataataaagag GTAAAGGACCAGGATGAGTTTAAGGCTTTCACAGGTGAAGGTTTTTCCCTTAGAGAAGCaaggaaatga
- the Rad9 gene encoding cell cycle checkpoint control protein Rad9 isoform X2, with translation MQNFNESAMTVFKTPNLIDKQVETCHIKLEPDASEILFILKYKNSITKIHLLPILDCEILQTAYDKESAKNQLLSQARVFGDAVQNFHQNLIEITLEVSAQKLLLRNYVDDASGLSNTTRTQLALGRGEFDKYNINSDTSITFCMKEFKAILNFAETVLIPISIYFEQAGKPVIFGLKNPSFDGHLILSTLSSDTDSQTETTIIGKQEKSVKRRTGNRRAPRKSNKSTNKVENRTVKTLASSTTKATHSHLSEKKKQTNEHSFHEKDNLQLNKNTKSNQSNNNINHFRLEKDNQEEFHTNPSTSCNTSARLTEACTSGRKLVNSVFSTITKRKSSNDETNKQRLENSDKFDILEDAIPSSPPPPAKKARLIFQKCFQKTFDPSTLSGYDVILAEDSDECCSE, from the exons ATGCAAAATTTCAATGAG agCGCAATGACAGTATTCAAAACTCCAAATTTAATAGATAAACAAGTAGAAACGTGTCATATTAAATTGGAACCAGATGCATctgaaattttgtttatcttaaagtacaaaaatagtattacaaaaattcatttattacctATATTGGACTGTGAAATATTACAG ACTGCATATGATAAAGAGTCCGCAAAAAACCAACTTTTATCTCAAGCACGTGTATTTGGAGATGCAGTGCAAAATTTCCATCAGAACTTAATTGAAATCACATTGGAAGTTTCAGCACAGAaacttttattaagaaattatgtGGATGATGCTTCAG GATTATCAAACACAACACGTACACAACTTGCACTTGGAAGAGGGGAAtttgataaatacaatattaacagtGATACATCAATCACATTTTGTATGAAAGAATTCAAAGCTATTTTGAACTTTGCAGAAACAGTATTAATACCAATTAGCATATACTTTGAACAAGCTGGAAA GCCAGTCATATTTGGTTTAAAAAATCCATCCTTTGATGGACATCTAATACTTTCTACACTAAGTTCTGATACAGATAGCCAAACTGAGACAACAATAATTGGTAAACAGGAAAAATCTGTTAAAAGAAGGACTGGGAATAGGCGGGCTCCTAGAAAGTCCAATAAATCTACAAATAAAGTAGAGAATAGGACAGTCAAAACTTTAGCAAGTAGTACTACTAAAGCTACTCATTCACATTTATCAGAAAAGAAGAAGCAAACGAACGAACATAGTTTTCACGAAAAAGATAATTTGCAACTTAATAAAAATACGAAGAGTAATCAAagcaataataacattaatcatTTTCGACTGGAAAAAGATAATCAAGAAGAATTTCATACTAATCCATCAACAAGTTGCAACACAAGTGCAAGACTTACTGAAGCATGTACAAGTGGAAGAAAATTAGTAAATTCTGTGTTTTctacaattacaaaaagaaagtcTAGTAATGATGAAACAAATAAGCAAAGATTAGAAAATAGTgataaatttgatatattaGAAGATGCAATACCAAGTTCACCACCTCCACCAGCTAAGAAAGcccgtttaatatttcaaaaatgttttcaaaagaCATTCGATCCAAGCACTTTGTCTGGATATGATGTAATTTTAGCTGAAGATTCAGATGAGTGTTGtagcgaataa
- the Ufd1-like gene encoding ubiquitin fusion-degradation 1-like isoform X1 gives MEFHFQFGFNMFPEIPRPFNTQYKCFSVSMLPGTYRQDVERGGKIIMPPSALEQLTRLNINYPMMFKLTNKKTNRITHCGVLEFVADEGKVYLPLWMMHNLLLEEAELINVESVTLKIATFSRFQPQSEDFLDITNPKAVLENGLRSFACLTTGDVIAIKYNQRIYEMCVLETKPDPAVSIIECDMNVEFAPPVGYIEPEKHIKKDEAVVDPVDLMPAPVGFVPFKGQGNRLNGKKRKDSAQSEVATNKPTYIRGIPDYDYKIGTLTFLHNMKPINNKEVKDQDEFKAFTGEGFSLREARK, from the exons ATGGAGTTTCACTTTCAGTTCGGGTTTAATATGTTTCCGGAGATTCCACGGCCTTTTAATACTCAGTATAAATGCTTCTCTGTGTCGATGTTACCAGGTACATATCGACAAGATGTAGAACGTGGAGGAAAAA TAATTATGCCACCTTCGGCTTTAGAACAGCTTAcaagattgaatattaattacccGATGATGTTCAAATTAACTAATAAGAAGACTAATAGAATAACCCATTGTGGTGTTTTGGAATTCGTTGCAGACGAAGGAAAAGTTTATTTACCTCTTTGG atGATGCATAATCTTTTATTGGAAGAAGCAGAATTAATAAATGTTGAAAGTGTTactttaaaaattgcaacattTTCACGCTTCCAACCACAGTCAGAAGATTTCTTAGATATTACAAATCCTAAAGCTGTTTTAGAAAATGGTTTAAGAAGTTTCGCTTGCCTTACAACGGGTGATGTAATTGCCATAAAGTATAATCAAAGAATATATGAAATGTGTGTCCTGGAAACGAAACCTGATCCAGCTGTTAGtattatagaatgtgatatGAATGTTGAATTTGCTCCACCCGTGGGTTACATAGAACCggaaaaacatattaaaaaagatGAAGCTGTAGTAGACCCTGTAGATTTAATGCCAGCACCTGTAGGatttgtaccatttaaaggacAAGGTAATAgattaaatggaaaaaaacgTAAAGATTCCGCTCAATCAGAAGTTGCTACAAACAAACCCACGTATATTAGAGGAATACCAGATTATGATTATAAAATAGGAACTcttacatttttacataatatgaaacccattaataataaagag GTAAAGGACCAGGATGAGTTTAAGGCTTTCACAGGTGAAGGTTTTTCCCTTAGAGAAGCaaggaaatga
- the Rad9 gene encoding cell cycle checkpoint control protein Rad9 isoform X3: MTVFKTPNLIDKQVETCHIKLEPDASEILFILKYKNSITKIHLLPILDCEILQTAYDKESAKNQLLSQARVFGDAVQNFHQNLIEITLEVSAQKLLLRNYVDDASGLSNTTRTQLALGRGEFDKYNINSDTSITFCMKEFKAILNFAETVLIPISIYFEQAGKPVIFGLKNPSFDGHLILSTLSSDTDSQTETTIIGKQEKSVKRRTGNRRAPRKSNKSTNKVENRTVKTLASSTTKATHSHLSEKKKQTNEHSFHEKDNLQLNKNTKSNQSNNNINHFRLEKDNQEEFHTNPSTSCNTSARLTEACTSGRKLVNSVFSTITKRKSSNDETNKQRLENSDKFDILEDAIPSSPPPPAKKARLIFQKCFQKTFDPSTLSGYDVILAEDSDECCSE; encoded by the exons ATGACAGTATTCAAAACTCCAAATTTAATAGATAAACAAGTAGAAACGTGTCATATTAAATTGGAACCAGATGCATctgaaattttgtttatcttaaagtacaaaaatagtattacaaaaattcatttattacctATATTGGACTGTGAAATATTACAG ACTGCATATGATAAAGAGTCCGCAAAAAACCAACTTTTATCTCAAGCACGTGTATTTGGAGATGCAGTGCAAAATTTCCATCAGAACTTAATTGAAATCACATTGGAAGTTTCAGCACAGAaacttttattaagaaattatgtGGATGATGCTTCAG GATTATCAAACACAACACGTACACAACTTGCACTTGGAAGAGGGGAAtttgataaatacaatattaacagtGATACATCAATCACATTTTGTATGAAAGAATTCAAAGCTATTTTGAACTTTGCAGAAACAGTATTAATACCAATTAGCATATACTTTGAACAAGCTGGAAA GCCAGTCATATTTGGTTTAAAAAATCCATCCTTTGATGGACATCTAATACTTTCTACACTAAGTTCTGATACAGATAGCCAAACTGAGACAACAATAATTGGTAAACAGGAAAAATCTGTTAAAAGAAGGACTGGGAATAGGCGGGCTCCTAGAAAGTCCAATAAATCTACAAATAAAGTAGAGAATAGGACAGTCAAAACTTTAGCAAGTAGTACTACTAAAGCTACTCATTCACATTTATCAGAAAAGAAGAAGCAAACGAACGAACATAGTTTTCACGAAAAAGATAATTTGCAACTTAATAAAAATACGAAGAGTAATCAAagcaataataacattaatcatTTTCGACTGGAAAAAGATAATCAAGAAGAATTTCATACTAATCCATCAACAAGTTGCAACACAAGTGCAAGACTTACTGAAGCATGTACAAGTGGAAGAAAATTAGTAAATTCTGTGTTTTctacaattacaaaaagaaagtcTAGTAATGATGAAACAAATAAGCAAAGATTAGAAAATAGTgataaatttgatatattaGAAGATGCAATACCAAGTTCACCACCTCCACCAGCTAAGAAAGcccgtttaatatttcaaaaatgttttcaaaagaCATTCGATCCAAGCACTTTGTCTGGATATGATGTAATTTTAGCTGAAGATTCAGATGAGTGTTGtagcgaataa